Proteins encoded together in one Stutzerimonas stutzeri window:
- a CDS encoding PilZ domain-containing protein translates to MSLPANLGPRNGILSLTIKDKSVLYAAFMPFIKNGGLFIPTNKSYKLGDEVFMLLNLMDEPEKIPVAGKVVWITPKGAQGSRAAGIGVQFNEGDNTARNKIETYLAGALKSDRPTHTM, encoded by the coding sequence ATGAGCCTGCCAGCAAATCTTGGTCCGCGTAACGGCATCCTGTCCCTGACCATCAAGGACAAGTCGGTGCTCTATGCCGCGTTCATGCCCTTCATCAAGAATGGTGGGTTGTTCATTCCGACCAACAAGAGCTACAAGCTCGGCGACGAAGTGTTCATGCTGCTGAACCTGATGGACGAGCCGGAGAAGATTCCGGTGGCTGGCAAGGTGGTCTGGATCACCCCCAAGGGCGCCCAGGGCAGTCGTGCCGCAGGCATCGGCGTGCAGTTCAACGAGGGTGACAACACCGCGCGCAACAAGATCGAAACCTATCTGGCCGGCGCGCTGAAGTCCGATCGTCCTACCCATACCATGTGA
- a CDS encoding DNA polymerase III subunit delta', translated as MTDVLPWQVDLWRQLAGRAQHAHAYLLHGPAGIGKRLLAEQLMALLLCQRPVEARACGECKACQLLAAQTHPDHYVLEPEEVDKAIRVDQVRDLVGFVTQTAQLGGRKVILLEPAEAMNLNAANALLKSLEEPSGDTVLLLISHQPSRLLPTIKSRCVQQACPLPGRQQSLDWLAARLPELGPELREQLLTLAAGSPLAALKLHEQKVLELRAQVVDGVKKLLKQQQSASQLAEGWNALPLILLFDWFCEWAHLILRYQMAGDEAELGAADMQKVLQYLAQKSSQQKVIALQDWLLEHRQKVLGKANLNRVLLLEALLVQWATLPGAG; from the coding sequence ATGACTGACGTGCTTCCCTGGCAGGTCGATCTCTGGCGGCAGCTGGCGGGGCGCGCCCAGCATGCGCATGCGTACCTGCTACATGGTCCCGCCGGCATCGGCAAACGGCTGCTGGCCGAGCAGCTGATGGCGCTGCTGCTCTGCCAGCGGCCGGTCGAGGCCCGCGCCTGCGGCGAATGCAAGGCCTGCCAGCTGCTTGCCGCACAGACCCATCCGGATCACTACGTCCTCGAGCCCGAGGAAGTCGACAAGGCCATCCGGGTCGATCAGGTCCGCGATCTGGTCGGTTTCGTTACCCAGACGGCGCAGCTGGGTGGGCGCAAGGTGATCCTCCTGGAGCCCGCCGAGGCAATGAACCTGAATGCGGCCAATGCCTTGCTGAAAAGCCTGGAGGAACCGTCCGGTGACACGGTGCTTCTGTTGATCAGTCATCAGCCCAGCCGTCTGCTGCCGACGATCAAGAGCCGCTGCGTCCAGCAGGCCTGCCCGTTGCCAGGTCGCCAGCAAAGCCTCGACTGGCTCGCCGCGCGCCTACCCGAGCTTGGCCCGGAGCTTCGCGAACAGTTGCTGACGCTCGCCGCCGGGTCGCCGCTGGCGGCGCTGAAGTTGCACGAGCAGAAGGTGCTGGAGTTGCGCGCCCAGGTGGTCGACGGGGTGAAGAAACTGCTCAAGCAACAGCAATCGGCCAGTCAGCTCGCCGAGGGCTGGAACGCGTTACCACTGATCCTGCTCTTCGACTGGTTCTGCGAATGGGCGCATCTGATCCTGCGTTACCAGATGGCCGGCGATGAAGCCGAGCTGGGCGCTGCCGATATGCAGAAGGTGCTGCAGTATCTCGCGCAGAAATCCTCGCAGCAAAAAGTGATCGCCCTGCAGGACTGGTTGCTCGAGCATCGGCAGAAAGTGCTGGGCAAAGCCAACCTCAACCGTGTGTTGCTTCTCGAAGCGCTGCTGGTGCAGTGGGCAACGCTGCCCGGCGCGGGCTAG
- the tmk gene encoding dTMP kinase has protein sequence MKGLFVTLEGPEGAGKSTNREYLAERLRARGLDVVLTREPGGTPLAERIRELLLTPADEPMAVDTELLLVFAARAQHLAQVIRPALARGAVVLCDRFTDATYAYQGGGRGLSLERIAQLETFVQGDLRPDLTLIFDLPVDVGLARAAARGRLDRFEQEGMRFFEAVRSAYLQRAEAAPSRYRVIDAGQALNAVQCDVEALIPELLVRLDD, from the coding sequence ATGAAAGGACTCTTCGTCACCCTCGAAGGCCCCGAAGGCGCGGGCAAGAGTACCAATCGCGAGTACCTCGCCGAACGCCTGCGGGCACGGGGGCTGGATGTGGTGCTGACCCGAGAGCCCGGGGGCACGCCACTGGCCGAACGCATTCGTGAACTGTTGCTGACGCCTGCGGACGAACCGATGGCAGTGGATACCGAGCTGTTGCTGGTGTTCGCCGCGCGTGCGCAACACTTGGCGCAGGTCATCCGTCCTGCGCTGGCACGAGGGGCGGTGGTGTTGTGCGATCGCTTCACTGATGCCACCTATGCCTATCAGGGGGGCGGTCGCGGGCTGTCGCTCGAGCGGATCGCACAGCTGGAGACCTTCGTGCAGGGCGATCTGCGTCCTGATCTGACGCTGATCTTCGATCTTCCGGTGGACGTGGGGTTGGCACGAGCCGCTGCGCGAGGACGTCTGGATCGTTTCGAGCAGGAAGGCATGCGCTTCTTCGAAGCGGTGCGCAGCGCCTATCTTCAGCGCGCGGAAGCGGCACCTTCGCGCTATCGGGTGATCGACGCGGGCCAAGCGCTCAATGCGGTTCAGTGCGATGTCGAGGCGCTGATCCCTGAGCTGTTGGTGCGCCTCGATGACTGA
- the mltG gene encoding endolytic transglycosylase MltG — protein MIRKLLALLLTLFVLAAIALGLFAWKQHAALEQPLAVTDEALLLEVRPGDTPSGVFQRLEAEGVLDDAFWLRLYWRLNLSGQSLHSGEYRLAPGMTARDMIGLWQRGEVVQYSLTLVEGWNFRQLRSALQNQTKLEQTLDGLSDADIMAKLGAPELHPEGRFFPDTYRFTRGTSDLDLLRRAFTRLEQVLEEEWQQRAQGLPYKDAYQALIMASIIEKETGVPEERGEISGVFVRRLERGMLLQTDPTVIYGMGEAYKGRITRTDLRTPTPYNTYTNAGLPPTPIAMVGREAIRAALNPVDGSSLYFVARGDGSHVFSDTLEQHNRAVREYQLKRRADYRSSPPPRQAPVNSENAQ, from the coding sequence GTGATCCGTAAACTTCTTGCCTTGCTGCTGACGCTGTTCGTGTTGGCGGCGATTGCGCTCGGGCTGTTCGCCTGGAAACAGCATGCTGCGCTGGAACAGCCCTTGGCTGTCACCGATGAGGCTCTTCTGCTCGAGGTGAGGCCCGGCGATACGCCCAGCGGTGTGTTTCAACGGCTGGAGGCGGAGGGCGTGCTGGATGACGCATTCTGGCTGCGCCTCTACTGGCGCCTGAATCTGTCCGGGCAGAGCTTGCACAGCGGTGAGTATCGTCTCGCGCCGGGCATGACTGCGCGGGACATGATCGGGCTCTGGCAGCGGGGCGAAGTCGTGCAGTACAGCCTGACCCTGGTTGAAGGATGGAACTTCCGCCAGCTGCGCAGCGCGTTGCAAAACCAGACCAAGCTGGAACAGACGCTGGATGGCCTGTCCGATGCCGACATCATGGCGAAGCTCGGCGCGCCGGAGCTGCATCCGGAAGGGCGGTTCTTCCCCGATACCTACCGATTTACCCGCGGAACGTCCGACCTGGACCTGTTGCGCCGTGCCTTCACGCGCCTCGAGCAGGTGCTCGAGGAAGAATGGCAGCAACGTGCGCAAGGGTTGCCATACAAGGATGCCTATCAGGCTCTGATCATGGCCTCGATCATCGAGAAGGAAACGGGAGTGCCGGAGGAGCGGGGCGAGATATCCGGCGTCTTCGTCCGTCGACTGGAGCGTGGCATGCTTCTGCAGACAGACCCGACGGTGATCTATGGCATGGGTGAAGCCTACAAGGGGCGTATCACCCGCACCGACCTGCGCACGCCGACCCCATACAACACCTATACCAACGCAGGGCTGCCGCCGACGCCGATCGCCATGGTCGGACGCGAGGCGATTCGCGCCGCGCTGAACCCGGTCGACGGCTCCAGCCTGTATTTCGTCGCCCGGGGCGATGGCAGCCACGTCTTCAGCGACACCCTCGAGCAACATAACCGTGCGGTGCGCGAGTATCAGCTCAAGCGCCGCGCCGACTACCGCTCCAGTCCGCCGCCCCGGCAGGCCCCGGTCAATAGCGAGAACGCTCAATGA
- the pabC gene encoding aminodeoxychorismate lyase: MSWLNGQPADGLPVHDRGLAYGDGLFETIRVTGGRARLLERHVQRLAEGAQRLAIPLDIDELRTELLQFCQALGQGVAKLIVTRGTGQRGYALPQPCRPQRLLLGSLLPAYPAQHAECGIRLFPCDTRLAEQPRLAGVKHLNRLEQVLARAEWQDPAFAEGLMRDMSGRVIEGVFSNLFLITEGHLRTASLSRCGVAGVMRAEIMARAAGLALPVSECDISYSELLQADEVFVCNSLYGIWPVTGLAERVWSVGPLTRKLQTVVADLLSDS, translated from the coding sequence TTGAGCTGGTTGAACGGGCAGCCCGCCGATGGACTGCCCGTTCACGATCGCGGACTGGCCTATGGCGACGGGTTGTTCGAAACGATCCGCGTGACGGGCGGCCGGGCGCGTCTGCTGGAGCGGCATGTCCAGCGCCTGGCCGAAGGCGCGCAGCGCCTCGCCATTCCCCTCGACATCGATGAGTTGCGCACTGAGCTGCTGCAGTTCTGCCAGGCGCTCGGCCAGGGCGTCGCCAAGCTGATCGTCACCCGTGGCACTGGCCAACGCGGCTATGCACTGCCACAGCCGTGTCGGCCGCAGCGTCTGCTGCTCGGCTCGCTGCTTCCGGCCTACCCAGCCCAGCATGCCGAATGTGGCATTCGGCTCTTCCCTTGTGACACACGGCTGGCCGAGCAACCGCGGCTTGCGGGGGTCAAGCATCTGAATCGTCTCGAGCAAGTGCTGGCGCGTGCCGAGTGGCAGGATCCGGCTTTTGCCGAAGGGCTGATGCGGGATATGTCCGGGCGCGTGATCGAAGGCGTCTTCAGCAACCTGTTCCTGATTACCGAGGGCCACTTGCGAACGGCCTCGCTTTCTCGCTGCGGTGTCGCCGGCGTAATGCGCGCCGAGATCATGGCGCGCGCCGCCGGCCTTGCGCTGCCAGTCAGCGAGTGCGATATCAGCTACTCGGAACTGCTGCAGGCCGATGAGGTTTTTGTCTGCAATAGCCTCTACGGCATCTGGCCGGTCACGGGTTTGGCCGAGCGCGTCTGGTCGGTCGGTCCGCTGACCCGTAAACTGCAGACCGTTGTTGCCGACCTGTTGAGTGATTCGTGA
- the fabF gene encoding beta-ketoacyl-ACP synthase II: protein MSRRRVVVTGMGMLSPLGNDVPSSWQGILAGRSGIGLIEHMDLSAYSTRFGGSIKGFDVEQYLPAKEARKLDLFIQYGLAASFQAVRDSGLEITDANRERIGVAMGSGIGGLTNIENSCKALIEQGPRRISPFFVPGSIINMVSGFLSIHLGLQGPNYAIATACTTGTHCIGMAARNIAYGEADVMVAGGSEMAACGLGIGGFAAARALSTRNDDPAAASRPWDKGRDGFVLSDGAGALVLEELEHAKARGARIYAELIGFGMSADAFHMTSPPDDGAGAARCIRNALNDAQLNVEQVQYINAHGTSTPAGDKAEAAAIRSVFGDHAYELSVSSTKSMVGHLLGAAGAVEAIFSVLAIQDQVAPPTINLEEPDEGCDLDFVPNQAKPRPIDVVVSNSFGFGGTNGSLVFRRFAE, encoded by the coding sequence GTGTCGCGTAGACGCGTCGTAGTCACCGGGATGGGCATGCTTTCGCCTCTGGGTAACGATGTGCCAAGCAGCTGGCAGGGTATTCTTGCTGGTCGCAGTGGCATCGGCCTGATCGAGCACATGGATCTTTCTGCCTACTCCACTCGTTTTGGCGGGTCGATCAAAGGTTTCGATGTCGAGCAGTATCTGCCCGCGAAGGAAGCTCGCAAGCTCGACCTCTTCATTCAATACGGCCTCGCTGCCAGCTTCCAGGCCGTGCGTGACTCGGGCCTGGAGATCACCGACGCCAATCGTGAGCGCATCGGCGTAGCGATGGGCTCCGGCATCGGCGGCCTGACCAATATCGAGAACAGCTGCAAGGCGCTGATCGAGCAAGGGCCGCGGCGCATTTCGCCGTTCTTCGTGCCTGGCTCCATCATCAATATGGTGTCCGGTTTCCTGTCGATTCACCTGGGTTTGCAAGGCCCCAACTATGCGATCGCCACCGCCTGTACCACGGGCACCCATTGCATCGGCATGGCGGCACGCAACATTGCCTACGGTGAAGCCGACGTGATGGTTGCCGGTGGTTCCGAGATGGCTGCCTGCGGGCTCGGTATCGGTGGCTTCGCCGCGGCGCGTGCGTTGTCCACTCGCAACGATGACCCGGCCGCCGCGAGCCGTCCCTGGGACAAGGGGCGCGACGGATTTGTGCTGTCCGATGGTGCCGGTGCGCTGGTGCTCGAGGAGCTCGAGCATGCCAAGGCGCGTGGCGCCCGCATCTATGCCGAGTTGATCGGCTTCGGCATGAGCGCCGACGCGTTTCACATGACCTCGCCGCCCGATGACGGCGCCGGTGCTGCCCGTTGCATCCGCAATGCGCTGAACGACGCTCAGCTGAACGTCGAACAGGTGCAGTACATCAATGCCCACGGTACCTCGACGCCAGCCGGCGACAAGGCCGAAGCGGCGGCCATTCGCAGTGTGTTCGGTGACCACGCCTACGAGCTGTCGGTGAGCTCGACCAAATCGATGGTCGGTCACCTGCTCGGTGCAGCCGGTGCCGTGGAAGCAATCTTCAGCGTACTGGCCATTCAGGACCAGGTGGCGCCGCCGACCATCAACCTGGAGGAGCCGGACGAGGGCTGTGACCTTGACTTCGTGCCGAACCAGGCCAAGCCGCGGCCGATCGATGTGGTCGTCTCCAACTCGTTCGGGTTCGGCGGAACCAACGGTTCGCTTGTGTTCCGCCGGTTCGCCGAGTGA
- the acpP gene encoding acyl carrier protein, translating to MSTIEERVKKIVAEQLGVKEEEVTNSASFVEDLGADSLDTVELVMALEEEFETEIPDEQAEKITTVQEAIDYINAHAQ from the coding sequence ATGAGCACCATCGAAGAACGCGTCAAGAAAATCGTTGCCGAGCAACTTGGCGTTAAAGAAGAGGAAGTAACCAACAGCGCTTCCTTCGTCGAAGACCTGGGTGCCGACTCTCTTGACACCGTTGAGCTGGTGATGGCTCTGGAAGAGGAATTCGAGACCGAGATCCCGGACGAGCAGGCTGAGAAGATCACCACCGTTCAGGAAGCCATCGATTACATCAACGCGCACGCGCAGTAA
- the fabG gene encoding 3-oxoacyl-ACP reductase FabG, protein MNLQGKVALVTGASRGIGQAIALELGRQGAIVIGTATTSSGAERIAETLKNNGIEGAGLVLDVGNDESVSSTLEHIQQHLGQPAILVNNAGITRDNLMLRMKDDEWYDVINTNLNSLYRLSKAVLRGMTKARWGRIINIGSVVGAMGNAGQVNYAAAKAGLEGFSRALAREVGSRGITVNSVAPGFIDTDMTRELPEAQRDALLGQIPLGRLGQAEEIAKVVAFLASDGAAYVTGATVPVNGGMYMS, encoded by the coding sequence ATGAATCTGCAAGGTAAGGTGGCGCTGGTAACTGGCGCGAGCCGCGGGATCGGCCAGGCCATTGCCCTTGAGCTGGGTCGTCAGGGCGCAATCGTGATCGGCACTGCAACCACATCGTCTGGTGCGGAGCGCATCGCCGAAACGCTGAAGAACAACGGCATCGAAGGTGCCGGTCTGGTGCTCGACGTCGGTAACGACGAATCCGTCAGCAGCACCCTGGAGCACATTCAGCAGCATCTCGGGCAGCCGGCGATCTTGGTCAACAATGCCGGGATCACACGCGATAACCTGATGCTGCGTATGAAAGATGATGAATGGTATGACGTCATCAATACCAATCTGAACAGTCTGTATCGCCTTTCCAAGGCCGTGCTGCGTGGCATGACCAAGGCGCGTTGGGGGCGGATCATCAATATCGGTTCGGTGGTTGGTGCCATGGGTAACGCCGGGCAGGTAAACTACGCCGCAGCCAAGGCCGGTCTGGAGGGTTTCAGCCGTGCATTGGCTCGTGAGGTCGGTTCGCGTGGTATCACGGTGAACTCCGTGGCGCCTGGTTTCATCGATACCGACATGACTCGCGAGTTGCCGGAAGCCCAGCGTGATGCGCTCCTGGGGCAGATTCCCCTGGGACGTCTCGGTCAGGCCGAAGAGATTGCCAAGGTCGTCGCGTTTCTTGCATCGGATGGTGCTGCCTATGTCACTGGTGCAACGGTGCCGGTGAACGGCGGCATGTACATGAGCTGA
- the fabD gene encoding ACP S-malonyltransferase, whose product MSASLAFVFPGQGSQSLGMLAELGAQQHVIIDTFAEASAALGYDLWALTQQGPEEQLNQTDKTQPAILAASVALWRLWQAEGGPRPAFVAGHSLGEYSALVAAGSLPFADAVKLVELRGQLMQQAVPAGQGGMAAILGLEDADVLAACAEAAQGEVVSAVNFNAPGQVVIAGSAAAVERAIEACKAKGAKRAMALPVSVPSHCDLMRPAAERFAASVEAIAWQAPQIPLVQNVSAAVVADLDALKRDLLAQLYSPVRWVESMVALGDRGVTSLVECGPGKVLSGLNKRCVKGVSTYNLDTPEAFAATRDALA is encoded by the coding sequence ATGTCCGCATCACTCGCTTTCGTCTTTCCCGGTCAGGGTTCGCAATCGCTCGGCATGCTGGCCGAGCTTGGTGCTCAGCAGCACGTCATCATCGACACCTTCGCCGAAGCGTCCGCTGCGCTGGGTTATGACCTCTGGGCGCTGACTCAGCAGGGGCCGGAAGAGCAGCTCAATCAGACCGACAAGACCCAGCCGGCTATTCTTGCAGCCTCTGTCGCGCTCTGGCGCCTGTGGCAGGCAGAGGGTGGTCCGCGACCTGCCTTCGTTGCCGGGCATAGCCTCGGCGAGTATTCGGCGCTGGTAGCTGCCGGTAGCCTGCCGTTCGCCGATGCAGTCAAGCTGGTCGAGCTGCGCGGGCAGCTGATGCAGCAGGCGGTGCCGGCCGGCCAGGGCGGTATGGCAGCGATCCTTGGCCTCGAAGACGCCGATGTATTGGCCGCATGCGCCGAAGCCGCACAGGGTGAGGTGGTCAGTGCGGTCAACTTCAACGCGCCGGGTCAGGTAGTGATCGCTGGTAGTGCTGCGGCCGTGGAGCGCGCCATCGAGGCGTGCAAGGCCAAGGGGGCCAAGCGCGCAATGGCGCTGCCGGTCAGTGTACCGTCGCATTGTGATCTCATGCGCCCAGCGGCCGAGCGCTTCGCCGCGTCGGTCGAGGCAATCGCCTGGCAGGCGCCGCAGATTCCGCTGGTACAGAACGTCAGCGCGGCCGTGGTGGCCGATCTGGATGCGCTCAAGCGCGATCTGCTGGCGCAGCTGTACAGCCCGGTGCGCTGGGTCGAATCCATGGTGGCCCTGGGTGACCGCGGAGTGACTTCGCTGGTCGAGTGCGGCCCCGGCAAGGTTCTGTCCGGTCTCAACAAGCGCTGCGTCAAAGGCGTCAGCACCTACAATCTCGATACCCCCGAAGCCTTTGCCGCGACTCGTGACGCATTGGCTTGA
- the plsX gene encoding phosphate acyltransferase PlsX, with product MSAPVIAIDAMGGDFGPHCIVPASLSCLAENPSLHLVLVGQSSLLEQLVAKHPGVDRARLKIVDAPEMVTMDERPAQALRGKPRSSMRVALEQVRDGGAQACVSAGNTGALMALARQVLKTLPGIDRPAMVTALPTRGAPCLLLDLGANVDCPAEQLYQFAVMGAVAAESLGRQQPRVALLNVGTEEIKGNQQVKLAAALLQQAAGLNYRGFIEGDGLYRGEADVVVCDGFVGNILLKSSEGLAGMLVAKVEALFRRSIAARIVGAVALPLLRRLRAELNPAQYNGASFLGLQGIVVKSHGSAGADGFKAAIRRAAQDVEHDLPAQLRDRLGQFFRVDGSSGGTDDVTARDGWPSN from the coding sequence TTGTCCGCTCCGGTCATCGCGATCGACGCAATGGGTGGGGACTTCGGTCCCCACTGCATTGTTCCGGCCAGCCTTTCCTGCCTGGCTGAAAACCCCTCGCTGCATCTGGTCCTCGTCGGCCAATCCTCTCTACTCGAACAGCTGGTCGCCAAGCATCCCGGTGTCGATCGTGCGCGCCTGAAGATCGTCGATGCGCCCGAAATGGTTACGATGGACGAGCGGCCCGCTCAGGCCTTGCGCGGCAAACCACGTTCCTCGATGCGTGTAGCGCTCGAGCAGGTGCGTGACGGTGGTGCGCAAGCCTGCGTGAGTGCCGGCAATACCGGCGCGCTGATGGCGTTGGCGCGCCAGGTGCTGAAAACCCTTCCAGGTATCGACCGTCCGGCCATGGTGACCGCACTTCCGACGCGGGGTGCTCCGTGCCTGTTGCTGGACCTCGGTGCAAATGTCGACTGTCCGGCCGAGCAGCTCTATCAGTTCGCGGTGATGGGGGCCGTGGCGGCGGAATCCCTGGGCAGGCAGCAGCCTCGGGTCGCGCTGTTGAATGTCGGCACCGAAGAAATCAAGGGCAATCAGCAGGTCAAGCTCGCGGCTGCGTTGCTGCAGCAGGCGGCTGGCCTCAACTATCGTGGTTTCATCGAGGGCGATGGGCTGTATCGCGGCGAAGCAGACGTCGTGGTATGCGATGGTTTCGTCGGTAACATCTTGCTCAAATCCAGCGAGGGTCTGGCTGGCATGCTGGTCGCCAAGGTCGAGGCGCTGTTCAGGCGCTCGATTGCAGCACGTATCGTTGGTGCTGTTGCGTTGCCGCTGTTGCGTCGATTGCGCGCGGAGCTCAATCCGGCGCAGTACAACGGTGCTAGTTTTCTGGGCCTGCAGGGAATCGTGGTCAAGAGTCACGGCAGTGCTGGCGCTGATGGATTCAAGGCGGCCATTCGCCGCGCAGCGCAGGATGTCGAGCATGATCTTCCCGCGCAGCTACGAGACCGTCTCGGGCAGTTTTTCAGGGTCGATGGGTCATCCGGTGGGACGGATGATGTGACCGCTCGAGATGGCTGGCCATCCAACTGA
- the rpmF gene encoding 50S ribosomal protein L32 codes for MAVQQNKKSRSARDMRRSHDALEPNALSVEKSTGEVHLRHHVSPDGFYRGRKVIDKGADE; via the coding sequence ATGGCTGTTCAGCAGAACAAAAAATCCCGTTCCGCCCGTGACATGCGTCGTTCGCACGACGCGCTCGAGCCGAACGCTCTGTCCGTGGAAAAGAGCACCGGTGAAGTTCACCTGCGTCACCACGTTTCCCCGGACGGTTTCTACCGTGGTCGCAAGGTGATCGACAAGGGCGCTGACGAGTAA
- a CDS encoding YceD family protein yields MLKGPIPPHVDPRKLADRAATLEGALQLSQLKRLTDPLEDDQGVVRASFAFGRDEQRTVVIHSQLDVEVKMICQRCLEPVVLPIHSECDYAVVNEGASSLHLPKGYDVLEVGEDPLDLLALVEDELLLALPIVPLHDPEICQPPVGPDEPEPSEDEVTRSNPFSVLAQLKRDPNV; encoded by the coding sequence ATGTTGAAAGGACCGATACCTCCGCACGTAGATCCGCGCAAGCTCGCAGACCGAGCGGCCACTCTTGAGGGTGCGCTGCAGTTGTCGCAGCTCAAGCGGCTCACCGATCCTCTCGAAGATGATCAGGGTGTGGTGCGCGCCAGTTTTGCCTTCGGGCGCGACGAGCAGCGTACTGTGGTTATCCACAGTCAGCTCGACGTTGAGGTCAAGATGATCTGCCAGCGTTGTCTGGAGCCGGTTGTTCTGCCAATTCACAGCGAGTGCGATTATGCCGTTGTGAATGAAGGCGCGAGCAGCCTGCACCTGCCCAAAGGCTATGACGTGCTGGAAGTGGGAGAGGATCCTCTGGATCTGCTGGCGCTGGTCGAAGACGAGCTGTTGCTTGCTCTGCCGATTGTTCCACTCCATGACCCTGAAATTTGCCAGCCGCCGGTTGGGCCAGATGAGCCTGAGCCGAGTGAGGACGAGGTAACGCGGTCCAACCCGTTCAGCGTACTGGCGCAGTTAAAGCGTGACCCAAACGTTTAG
- a CDS encoding Maf family protein: MRPLLLASSSRYRRELLSRLQLPFTSCAPDIDESPLPGETAEQLVRRLAEHKARALAEHYPGHLIIGSDQAAVLGRDILGKPHTFERAKLQLQAASGSKVTFLTGLALLNSETGTIQTDCVPFIVHFRTLDEARIERYLKAEQPFDCAGSFKAEGLGISLFRSTEGEDVTSLVGLPLIRLVDMLLNEGIDIP; encoded by the coding sequence ATGCGCCCCCTGCTTCTCGCATCCAGCTCTCGTTATCGTCGGGAACTGCTGTCCCGCCTGCAACTGCCTTTCACCAGCTGCGCACCGGACATCGACGAATCTCCGTTACCAGGCGAGACAGCCGAGCAATTGGTGCGCCGCCTTGCCGAGCATAAGGCCAGAGCACTGGCCGAGCACTACCCCGGCCATCTCATCATTGGCTCCGATCAGGCTGCAGTATTGGGCAGGGACATTCTCGGCAAACCGCACACATTCGAACGCGCGAAGCTGCAATTACAGGCCGCCAGTGGCAGCAAGGTAACCTTTCTCACCGGACTGGCACTGCTCAACAGCGAAACCGGAACCATCCAGACCGACTGCGTGCCTTTCATCGTGCACTTCCGGACGCTCGACGAGGCACGCATCGAACGCTACCTGAAAGCAGAACAACCCTTCGACTGCGCCGGCAGCTTCAAGGCCGAAGGACTGGGCATCAGCCTTTTCCGCTCGACCGAAGGCGAGGACGTCACCAGCCTGGTGGGGCTGCCGCTGATTCGCCTGGTAGACATGCTACTGAACGAAGGCATCGACATTCCCTGA
- the sppA gene encoding signal peptide peptidase SppA, giving the protein MSDEWKAPVDESKDDRSSWKLLEKTLLAGVQEQRRARRWGIFFKLLTFIYLFGALALFSPALQLGKGKAARESHTAVINVRGMIADEESASADNIVGALRAAFEDANTKGVILRINSPGGSPVQSGYIYDEIRRLRGEYPAIKVYAVITDLGASGAYYIASAADEIYADKSSLVGSIGVTAATFGFVDTMEKLGVERRVYTAGEHKAFLDPFQPEKPEETRFWRSVLATTHQQFIDSVKRGRGERLQDAQHPELFSGLIWSGEQALELGLVDGLGSTAYVAREVVGEPEIVDFTVKESPFDRFTKKLGTSVAERLAILAGLQGPALR; this is encoded by the coding sequence ATGTCGGATGAATGGAAAGCTCCGGTGGATGAGTCCAAGGACGATCGCAGCAGCTGGAAGTTGCTGGAAAAGACCCTGCTTGCGGGCGTTCAGGAGCAGCGGCGTGCTCGGCGGTGGGGAATATTCTTCAAGCTTTTGACTTTCATCTATTTGTTCGGAGCGCTGGCGCTGTTTTCGCCGGCGCTGCAGCTAGGGAAAGGCAAGGCTGCGCGGGAGAGTCATACCGCGGTGATCAACGTGCGCGGAATGATTGCCGATGAGGAATCCGCGAGTGCGGATAACATCGTGGGCGCCTTGCGTGCGGCCTTCGAGGACGCCAATACGAAGGGTGTGATCCTGCGCATCAACAGCCCTGGCGGCAGTCCGGTTCAGTCGGGCTACATCTATGACGAGATTCGTCGCTTGCGCGGCGAGTACCCGGCCATCAAGGTCTATGCGGTGATCACCGATCTGGGTGCTTCGGGTGCCTATTACATCGCCAGTGCGGCCGATGAGATCTACGCGGACAAGTCCAGTCTGGTCGGCTCGATCGGAGTGACCGCGGCCACCTTCGGTTTTGTCGATACCATGGAGAAGCTCGGTGTCGAGCGTCGTGTGTATACCGCGGGCGAGCACAAGGCGTTTCTGGACCCGTTTCAGCCAGAAAAGCCGGAGGAGACCCGGTTCTGGCGAAGTGTTCTGGCGACCACTCATCAGCAGTTCATCGATAGCGTCAAGCGTGGGCGCGGTGAGCGTCTCCAGGATGCGCAGCATCCGGAGTTGTTCTCAGGGTTGATCTGGTCCGGCGAGCAGGCACTGGAGTTGGGGTTGGTCGACGGTCTGGGCAGTACCGCCTACGTCGCACGCGAGGTCGTCGGCGAGCCGGAGATCGTTGATTTCACGGTGAAGGAGTCGCCATTCGATCGTTTCACCAAGAAACTGGGAACCAGCGTCGCCGAGCGTCTGGCGATTCTTGCTGGGCTGCAGGGGCCGGCGCTGCGCTAG